The sequence below is a genomic window from Methylotuvimicrobium alcaliphilum 20Z.
ACGTTCATGAAGGCCTGGCCATCGCCCCGGCAAATGAAAGTTCTCTGGTGGGGAGGGTACGGTCACTCGCCCGACAGGACGCCGTGAATACATCCCTGTAGGCTCGACGGCGGCTTTCCCTGCCGCCGACGCCTGTCGGTCGAGCAACCGCACCCTCTCCGGAACCGGCATTCGCTCTGTCGAGCGCCGTATATCGAAAAATTAGATAAAGGGTCTATATCTACGAACTTTCACAGTAAGGATTGCGTTTGACCAAAGCGCATTATCTTACCTTTCTGACCGCATACAGCGCCAATGAAAACACTACGGCACTCGGTAATACCGACATGAATGCCGGGTTTAAATGGTAGATCAAGCTTACATGACCGGTAATTTTATCGATAATGTTGAAGCTCATGCCGATAATGATACCGATCATCATTCGACTACCGGTACTGACGCCGCGTCTGACGCCAATGACAAAAGGCGTTGCTACCAGCAGCATTACGAAAATTACGAATGGATTGACAACTCGTCCCCAAAACGCCAATTCGAAGGTTTCGGATTTTTGTTTATTATCCTTTAAAAAATCGATATACAGGGCAAGGTCATATAAGGATAGGTTCTCTGGTTTAACGACGACGACATTTAATAGCTTGGGATCGATCGAGGATTTCCAGGGGCGGCTTTCGATTTGCTCCGTCTCGACTTGTTCTGTGGAAATGCTGCTTTGCTCGATGTTTTTCAATAGCCATTGCTTGTCTTGTTGAAAAAGTGCTTTACTCGCGCTTGTTGCTGTATGCAAAAAATTCCGGTCGTCTAAGTCGTAAATATAGATTTCGCTAAGATTGCCATCATCCTTGATTTCACGGACATTGATGAATTTCGACCCCTCTCGCAACCATAAGCCATATCGGCTTTGTGCGATGAAATCGCGGTCTAGGGCGCTCATTTTAAGAATGCGTGCATTGCGTTCGGCAGTAGGCGCGATAAATTCGCCGACCGCAACGGCAAAAACCGCCAGGATAGCACCCGCCAGCATGACCGATCTGACGATGCCGAGTACCGAAACACCGGAAGCGCGCATTGCGATCAATTCGCGGTTATTGCCCATCGCGCCTAAGACAAACAAGCTCCCCAATAAGGCCGAAGAGGGGACCAATTCGTAGAGAACTCTTGGACTGGTTAGCGCAAGATACTTAAAAATCTCCTGTAGTCCATAGCTGCCTTTGCCCAAAGATTTTAATTCGTCGGTGAAAGTAAACAGATTAAATAGCGTCAGTAGCAAGACCAGTGCGATGAGCGAACCCTTCAATACTTCTTTGACGATATAGCCGGTCAATACATTCACAATTTTACCTTTTCCTGAATTTTGATAAGCACATAACGCCAACTATAAAGTCTAACCAGTAACGCAACAGCCAGTATTGATAAGACTAAATCGACCCAAATTCCACCGAACCATAACGGTATTTTTTCTTTGACCAGCCAGCTATGATTGATGCGAGTTAGGTTGCCGTAACTGAAATATATTAAAAATGCCACGAACATATTGCCGTAAACGCCGCCCCTCGGGGAGATTTGTGCAAGCGGCACCGCAAGAAGCGCCAAAAAAACAATACCGGTAGGTATGCTGAGTCGCCGGTGCAATTCGGCCAACTCACTAGGGGCTTTGGTTTTCCACAATTCCTTGGTCGGCATGGCTTCTAGGTTTAGCACAAGCGCACGGTTTCTTTCTTCCAACCTGACCGCATATTCGGCGAATTCTTCTATCGTATAATTTGCTTCTCCCGGCTTGCCTAGGACTCTGCGGCCTTGCTCGAGAATCAAGTACAGGCCGCCTTCCAAGTCTTCAAAACGTCCGGTTTCGGCACCGATAATCGCGGTTTGGCCGCCTTTTCGGTGTTGCACGAAAACTTGTTGCATTATGTCATCGTCGTCAATTTGTTCGACATAAAAAACCAGGTCGCCATGCTGGTATTCGCTGAAGCGTCCTGCCGCAATGCCTCGGATATCGGCGGATTTTTCATCCTCGGCCATCATTTCCTTCGTGACGGTTTCGGCCCAAGGCCCCACATAAAACGATAAGCCGGTTGCAATTACGGCAAGCGGAAATGCCATGATAAACACCGAGCGATAAATCGATCCGGCTCCGCCGCCGGCGGAAAATATTGCCGACATTTCTTGATCTCGATACATTCGCCCGACCACCATCAATACCGCCATAAAAAATGCGGCCGGTAAAAAGGCAATTGAAGCCTCGATCATTTTCAAGCCCAGAATATTCATCAGCGTTTTGTTCGAAATGGCCCCTTCGATAGCCTTTTCCAGTATTCTGATAAAGCGCCGGCTGACAATGATTACGACGATAACCGACAGTACCGCCGTTAACGTTCGCGTTAAATCTGCCACGATCATGTTGTCCAGTACCGTGATTAGCGGCCTATGACGTGACTTGTACCCATTATTCCAATCAGTATTCAAAAAAACCGCTCCTAAAAATAGCTAAACACCCGTTGAAGCCGGCTCTTACGCCGATAGACAAAACCCTTATAATTCAGGCCATTTTCCACTTTGTAGAAAAATTGCTTGCTGTATAATCCATTATTAACGAAATTATGCTCGAAAGCGCTCTCAACTGCTTGAGGCTTATTATTTACAATTATTACACCTAATCAAAACATCGCACATTATGGACTATTCTATAGAAAGCCTTCCGTTAGACAAGCTGCAAACCGACTGCATTATTGTAGGTCTTTATGAAAATCTAGCGCTTACCGCGTCTGCGTCTCATATCAACCAGGGTTCGCAAAACTTGATAAGCCGATTTATCGAACGCGGCGATTGCAAGGGGAAAGTGGGTGAGACCGCTTTGATTAATTGGTTGCCGGACACTTCTTTTGCGCGCGTGCTGTTGGTCGGTCTTGGCAAGTCCGAAGAAATGAACGGTAAAAATTATCGTAATGCGCTGGCCGCCGCGATAAAAACCGTCCGTGACTCGGGATTGAAGTCGGCGGCCTGCACGCTGGCCGAAATCGATGTCAAAGACAGAGACTTGGCTTGGAAAACACGTCAGGTTATCGAAGTCTTCGATGATGCCTTGTATCAATTCAAGCATT
It includes:
- the lptG gene encoding LPS export ABC transporter permease LptG, with protein sequence MNVLTGYIVKEVLKGSLIALVLLLTLFNLFTFTDELKSLGKGSYGLQEIFKYLALTSPRVLYELVPSSALLGSLFVLGAMGNNRELIAMRASGVSVLGIVRSVMLAGAILAVFAVAVGEFIAPTAERNARILKMSALDRDFIAQSRYGLWLREGSKFINVREIKDDGNLSEIYIYDLDDRNFLHTATSASKALFQQDKQWLLKNIEQSSISTEQVETEQIESRPWKSSIDPKLLNVVVVKPENLSLYDLALYIDFLKDNKQKSETFELAFWGRVVNPFVIFVMLLVATPFVIGVRRGVSTGSRMMIGIIIGMSFNIIDKITGHVSLIYHLNPAFMSVLPSAVVFSLALYAVRKVR
- the lptF gene encoding LPS export ABC transporter permease LptF, with protein sequence MIVADLTRTLTAVLSVIVVIIVSRRFIRILEKAIEGAISNKTLMNILGLKMIEASIAFLPAAFFMAVLMVVGRMYRDQEMSAIFSAGGGAGSIYRSVFIMAFPLAVIATGLSFYVGPWAETVTKEMMAEDEKSADIRGIAAGRFSEYQHGDLVFYVEQIDDDDIMQQVFVQHRKGGQTAIIGAETGRFEDLEGGLYLILEQGRRVLGKPGEANYTIEEFAEYAVRLEERNRALVLNLEAMPTKELWKTKAPSELAELHRRLSIPTGIVFLALLAVPLAQISPRGGVYGNMFVAFLIYFSYGNLTRINHSWLVKEKIPLWFGGIWVDLVLSILAVALLVRLYSWRYVLIKIQEKVKL